From Solidesulfovibrio sp., a single genomic window includes:
- a CDS encoding ABC transporter ATP-binding protein, which yields MALLEVAGLRVAYGAVVAVRDIALAIGQGEIVTLIGANGAGKSTILRAVSGLVAPRAGSIRYDGRDVTALAPEVLVRRGMAHCPEGRQVLSRLTVDDNLELGAYVRRDRAGIAADKERLFSVFPRLAERRRQLAGTLSGGEQQMLAMARALMSRPRLLLLDEPSLGLAPLLVAEIFEIIAGLGAMGTTILLVEQNAFQAMRVAARAYVVEAGAIVLSGPSAELLHDPRVTKAYLG from the coding sequence ATGGCCCTGCTTGAGGTCGCGGGACTGCGCGTGGCGTACGGGGCGGTGGTGGCCGTGCGCGACATCGCCCTGGCCATCGGCCAGGGCGAGATCGTCACCCTCATCGGCGCCAACGGCGCGGGCAAGAGCACCATCCTGCGGGCCGTTTCCGGCCTGGTCGCCCCCCGCGCCGGGTCCATCCGCTATGACGGCCGCGACGTCACGGCCCTGGCCCCCGAGGTGCTCGTGCGCCGGGGCATGGCCCACTGCCCCGAGGGCCGGCAGGTGCTCTCGCGCCTAACCGTGGACGACAACCTGGAGCTCGGGGCTTATGTGCGCCGCGACCGGGCCGGCATCGCCGCGGACAAGGAGCGGCTTTTTTCGGTCTTTCCCCGCCTGGCCGAACGCCGGCGCCAGCTGGCCGGCACGCTTTCCGGCGGCGAGCAGCAGATGCTGGCCATGGCCCGCGCGCTCATGAGCCGGCCGAGGCTGCTGCTCCTCGACGAGCCGAGTCTGGGCCTGGCGCCGCTTCTGGTGGCGGAAATCTTCGAGATCATCGCCGGGCTGGGGGCCATGGGCACGACCATCCTGCTCGTGGAGCAAAACGCCTTCCAGGCCATGCGGGTGGCGGCCCGCGCCTACGTGGTGGAAGCGGGCGCCATCGTGTTGTCCGGCCCGTCGGCCGAACTGCTCCACGATCCCCGGGTCACGAAAGCCTACCTCGGCTAG
- a CDS encoding ABC transporter ATP-binding protein — translation MTALLAARDLRRSFGGLTAVCDVSLDVRQGEIMGLIGPNGAGKSTLFNLLTGLTRPDCGTVAFDGHDITRARPETIAGLGLARTFQNIRLFEGLSLLDNVRVAGRIKARSGLFRALLGTPGSRREEREVTDRAFELLSLVHLADRAGDVAASLPYGDRRRLEIARALALSPRLLLLDEPAAGLNPAEKSALADFIRGIRERFGLTVFLIEHNVPMVMGLCDRVMVLHFGLTIALGTPEAVQRDPAVIEAYLGGVGHGPA, via the coding sequence ATGACGGCGCTGCTCGCGGCCCGGGACCTGCGGCGCAGCTTCGGGGGCTTAACCGCCGTGTGCGACGTGTCCCTCGACGTGCGCCAAGGGGAAATCATGGGGCTTATCGGCCCCAACGGCGCGGGCAAGAGCACCCTTTTCAACCTGCTCACGGGCCTCACGCGCCCCGATTGCGGCACGGTCGCCTTCGACGGCCACGACATCACCCGGGCCAGGCCCGAGACCATCGCCGGGCTGGGCCTGGCCCGCACCTTTCAGAACATCCGCCTGTTCGAGGGGCTGTCGCTTCTGGACAACGTGCGCGTGGCCGGGCGCATCAAGGCCCGCTCGGGGCTTTTTCGCGCCCTGCTCGGCACGCCGGGGAGCCGGCGCGAGGAGCGCGAAGTCACCGACCGGGCCTTCGAGCTGCTTTCCCTCGTGCATCTGGCCGACCGGGCCGGGGACGTCGCCGCCTCCCTGCCCTACGGCGACCGCCGGCGCCTGGAGATCGCCCGGGCGCTGGCCCTTTCGCCGCGCCTGCTGCTCCTCGACGAGCCGGCCGCCGGGCTCAATCCCGCCGAAAAATCGGCCCTGGCCGATTTCATCCGCGGCATCCGGGAGCGCTTCGGCCTGACGGTCTTTCTCATCGAACACAATGTCCCCATGGTCATGGGCCTGTGCGACCGGGTGATGGTGCTGCATTTCGGCCTGACCATCGCCCTGGGCACGCCCGAGGCCGTGCAGCGGGACCCGGCCGTGATCGAGGCCTATCTCGGGGGGGTGGGGCATGGCCCTGCTTGA
- a CDS encoding branched-chain amino acid ABC transporter permease: MSGLLENYGFLIVTIVQQALLGLSLYLPLMAGQLSLASLGFYSLGGYVAAIMGTHAWFAPWRDGLGLLLYPVEWLAALALGVVLGVAVGYPALRLRGIYLALATIAFVQVVGVAVLNLPIAGGAVGIFGIPQPFTTRLGYLWFFGPLFLFAMLLVHRLGTVGRGLPLLAIREDELAAGAMGVATTRNKVTAFVLGCALATVTGAMSAPLLNTWNARQGTFDASVTCLAYVLIGGSRSIWGPLCGAALLVGLPELLRPLQDSRMILNGLVLVIACVYLPRGIMGALAGLGKRLRAARSEAA, from the coding sequence ATGTCCGGCCTGCTCGAAAACTACGGCTTCCTCATCGTCACCATCGTCCAGCAGGCGCTTTTAGGCCTGAGCCTCTACCTGCCGCTCATGGCCGGCCAGCTGTCCCTGGCCAGCCTGGGATTCTACTCCCTGGGCGGCTACGTGGCGGCCATCATGGGCACCCATGCCTGGTTCGCGCCCTGGCGGGACGGCCTGGGGCTGCTCCTGTACCCGGTCGAATGGCTGGCCGCCCTGGCCCTGGGGGTGGTGCTGGGTGTGGCCGTGGGCTATCCGGCCCTGCGGCTGCGGGGCATCTACCTGGCCCTGGCCACCATCGCCTTTGTCCAGGTGGTGGGCGTGGCCGTGCTCAACCTGCCCATCGCCGGCGGCGCCGTGGGCATCTTCGGCATCCCCCAGCCCTTCACGACCCGGCTGGGCTACCTGTGGTTTTTCGGGCCGCTGTTCCTTTTCGCCATGCTGCTGGTCCACCGCCTGGGCACGGTGGGCCGGGGCCTGCCCCTGCTGGCCATCCGCGAGGACGAGCTGGCCGCCGGGGCCATGGGCGTGGCCACCACGCGCAACAAGGTCACGGCCTTTGTCCTGGGCTGCGCCCTGGCCACGGTCACCGGGGCCATGTCCGCCCCCTTGCTCAACACCTGGAACGCCCGGCAGGGCACCTTCGACGCCTCGGTCACCTGCCTGGCCTACGTGCTCATCGGCGGCTCGCGCTCCATCTGGGGGCCGCTGTGCGGCGCGGCCCTGCTGGTCGGGCTGCCCGAGCTGCTGCGGCCCCTGCAGGACTCGCGCATGATTTTAAACGGCCTGGTGCTGGTCATCGCCTGTGTCTACCTGCCCCGGGGCATCATGGGCGCCCTGGCCGGCCTGGGGAAGCGGCTGCGGGCGGCACGGAGCGAGGCGGCATGA
- a CDS encoding branched-chain amino acid ABC transporter permease — translation MDFAWLTQSLLNGLSIGSVYAVFALGYTLVFSILGIINFAHGAVFTLGAYLTYALTVGRFGINGLLAGVSLPVTLPFFPALLVGALLSGLAGLAVEQLAFRPLRRRGADPLLALVSSLGVALIVVNCIQYLVGAEIYSFPANIFGDLPMAVIFSVGGRPVAVRTVQVILFAACLVMLAGLWWGINRTRTGKALLATAENADTARLLGIGVNHFIRGTFFLSGLLGGLSGTLIGASFGLSGPYFGVAYGLKGLAVMVLGGLGSIPGAVVGGFVIGLGEAFLPADMSSYKEAVAFVLLFAILLIRPQGLLGGSLEQKV, via the coding sequence ATGGACTTCGCCTGGCTTACGCAAAGTCTGCTCAACGGACTGAGCATCGGCTCGGTCTATGCCGTGTTCGCCCTGGGCTACACCCTGGTCTTTTCCATCCTCGGCATCATCAATTTCGCCCACGGCGCGGTGTTCACCCTGGGGGCCTACCTCACCTACGCCCTGACCGTGGGCCGTTTCGGCATCAACGGCCTACTCGCCGGCGTCAGCCTGCCCGTGACCCTGCCCTTTTTCCCGGCCCTGCTCGTCGGGGCGCTGCTGTCGGGCCTGGCCGGCCTGGCCGTGGAGCAGCTGGCGTTTCGGCCGCTGCGCCGGCGCGGGGCCGACCCGCTGCTGGCCCTGGTCAGCAGCCTGGGCGTGGCGCTGATTGTCGTCAACTGCATCCAGTACCTGGTCGGGGCCGAGATCTATTCCTTTCCCGCCAACATCTTCGGCGACCTGCCCATGGCCGTGATCTTTTCCGTGGGCGGCCGGCCCGTGGCCGTGCGCACGGTGCAGGTCATCCTCTTCGCCGCCTGCCTGGTCATGCTGGCGGGCCTTTGGTGGGGCATCAACCGCACCCGCACCGGCAAGGCGCTTTTAGCCACGGCCGAAAACGCCGACACGGCCCGGCTGCTGGGCATCGGCGTCAACCACTTCATCCGAGGCACGTTTTTCCTCTCCGGCCTGCTCGGCGGCCTGTCCGGCACGCTCATCGGCGCCTCCTTCGGCCTGTCCGGCCCCTATTTCGGCGTGGCCTACGGCCTCAAGGGCCTGGCCGTCATGGTGCTCGGCGGGCTCGGCAGCATTCCCGGGGCCGTGGTCGGCGGTTTCGTCATCGGCCTTGGCGAGGCGTTCTTGCCGGCGGACATGAGCTCGTACAAGGAGGCCGTGGCCTTCGTCCTGCTGTTCGCCATCCTCTTGATCCGCCCCCAGGGGCTGCTCGGCGGCAGCCTGGAACAGAAGGTCTGA
- a CDS encoding ABC transporter substrate-binding protein, producing the protein MKALALALSLLVCAVAPARAQPVATPIPIGIAVAQTSNVALFGQEQVNGAKVAEARINAAGGINGTKIALAFQDTGGDEAGAVNAFQNLINRDKVVAIIGPTLSQQAFAADPLANQAKVPVVAPSNTAKGIPQIGPFVSRVSAPMTQVAPHSLRQALKLTPDIRRVAVLYAQNDAFSASETEVFQQAVKDLGLETVTVQKFQTTDTDFTTQVTTVLAAKADLVVISGLAADSGNLVKQLRQLGYKGQIVGGNGLNSPNMFPVCGALCADTLVAQAYSPAAVEHNPVNKAFVEAFRQAYQKAPAQFSAQAYAAVQVVAEALAKVERDSGKKITSFELPQLREAVNAALRTGPTLTPIGEIAILPSGEIEQKDFYVSRIVMQPDGATGAFVLVTE; encoded by the coding sequence ATGAAGGCCCTTGCCCTCGCCCTGTCCCTGCTCGTCTGCGCCGTCGCCCCGGCCCGGGCGCAACCCGTGGCCACCCCCATTCCCATCGGCATCGCCGTGGCCCAGACCAGCAATGTCGCCCTGTTCGGCCAGGAACAGGTCAACGGCGCCAAGGTCGCCGAAGCCCGCATCAACGCCGCCGGCGGCATCAACGGCACCAAAATCGCCCTGGCCTTCCAGGATACCGGCGGCGACGAGGCCGGGGCCGTCAACGCCTTCCAGAACCTCATCAACCGCGACAAGGTCGTGGCCATCATCGGCCCCACCCTGTCCCAGCAGGCCTTCGCCGCCGATCCCCTGGCCAACCAGGCCAAGGTCCCGGTCGTCGCCCCGTCCAACACGGCCAAGGGCATTCCGCAAATCGGCCCCTTCGTGTCGCGTGTCTCGGCGCCCATGACGCAAGTCGCCCCCCATTCCCTCAGGCAGGCCTTGAAGCTCACACCCGACATCAGGCGGGTGGCCGTGCTCTACGCCCAAAACGACGCCTTTTCCGCCTCCGAGACCGAAGTCTTCCAGCAGGCCGTCAAGGACCTGGGCCTGGAAACCGTGACCGTCCAGAAATTCCAGACCACGGACACCGATTTCACCACCCAGGTCACCACGGTGCTCGCGGCCAAGGCCGACCTGGTGGTCATCTCGGGCCTGGCCGCCGATTCCGGCAACCTGGTCAAGCAGTTGCGCCAGCTCGGCTACAAGGGCCAAATCGTCGGCGGCAACGGGCTCAATTCGCCCAACATGTTCCCGGTGTGCGGGGCGCTTTGCGCCGACACCCTGGTGGCCCAGGCCTACAGCCCGGCCGCCGTGGAGCACAATCCGGTCAACAAGGCCTTCGTGGAGGCCTTCCGGCAGGCCTACCAGAAGGCCCCGGCCCAGTTCTCGGCCCAGGCCTACGCCGCCGTGCAGGTGGTGGCCGAGGCACTGGCCAAGGTGGAGCGGGACAGCGGCAAGAAAATCACCTCGTTCGAGCTGCCGCAGCTGCGCGAAGCGGTCAACGCCGCCCTGCGCACCGGTCCGACGCTGACGCCCATCGGCGAGATCGCCATCCTGCCTTCCGGCGAGATCGAGCAGAAGGATTTCTACGTCTCCAGGATCGTCATGCAACCCGACGGCGCCACAGGCGCCTTCGTCCTGGTCACCGAATAA
- a CDS encoding NAD(P)-dependent oxidoreductase has product MTGKRIGWIGTGVMGSSMCGHLLQAGHAVRVFNRSRAKALALEERGAVWCDTAAEAARGSEVVFTIVGFPRDVEEVYFGPDGVLAGAAPGSVVVDMTTSEPSLAVRIQAAAAARGLGALDAPVSGGDIGAREASLAIMVGGEEAVFARVKPLFELLGRNVRRMGEAGAGQHTKMSNQILIAGNMIGVVESLLYARRAGLDLDAVIDVIGSGAAGSWSINNLGRRIAKGDFAPGFFIKHFIKDMGIALAEARAMRLALPGLALVQQFYLAAQAEGLEDLGTQALYKVLERLSGL; this is encoded by the coding sequence ATGACAGGCAAGCGAATCGGTTGGATCGGCACCGGCGTCATGGGAAGCTCCATGTGCGGCCACCTGCTCCAGGCGGGCCACGCGGTGCGCGTCTTCAACAGGTCCCGGGCCAAGGCCCTGGCCCTGGAGGAACGGGGGGCGGTGTGGTGCGACACTGCGGCCGAGGCGGCCCGGGGCAGCGAGGTCGTTTTCACCATCGTCGGCTTCCCCCGGGACGTGGAGGAGGTGTACTTCGGCCCGGACGGCGTCCTGGCCGGCGCGGCGCCGGGCTCGGTGGTCGTGGACATGACCACCTCCGAGCCGTCCCTGGCCGTGCGCATCCAGGCGGCGGCGGCGGCGCGGGGCCTGGGCGCCCTGGACGCGCCCGTGTCGGGCGGCGACATCGGGGCGCGTGAGGCCAGCCTGGCCATCATGGTCGGCGGCGAGGAGGCGGTTTTTGCGCGCGTCAAGCCGCTTTTCGAGCTCCTGGGCAGGAACGTGCGGCGCATGGGCGAGGCGGGCGCCGGCCAGCACACGAAGATGAGCAACCAGATCCTCATCGCCGGGAACATGATCGGCGTGGTGGAATCGCTGCTCTACGCCCGGCGGGCCGGCCTCGACCTGGACGCGGTCATCGACGTCATCGGCAGCGGCGCGGCCGGTTCCTGGTCCATCAACAACCTGGGCCGCCGCATCGCCAAGGGCGACTTCGCCCCGGGCTTTTTCATCAAGCACTTCATCAAGGACATGGGCATCGCCCTGGCCGAGGCCCGGGCCATGCGCCTGGCCCTGCCCGGCCTGGCCCTGGTCCAGCAGTTCTACCTGGCCGCCCAGGCGGAAGGCCTCGAAGACCTTGGCACGCAAGCGCTGTACAAGGTCCTGGAGCGCTTAAGCGGCCTGTAG